Proteins from one Mesotoga infera genomic window:
- a CDS encoding UDP-N-acetylmuramoyl-tripeptide--D-alanyl-D-alanine ligase, with product MNSNEAVEEFLRLTENRKISVDSREINEGDVFLALRGERIDGNDFVLDALNRGAAFVFTSRKFNDRRAIYCQDIKELLIKASRSLLARANFDKLVTITGSNGKTTTKEIAAFLLSKIGRTFKTEGNLNTEIGLPLSLLNGRREFLFARFGVFELGTNNKGDLEKLVSLLEPQICVLLNVGSAHLGNFGNPEDLLKEKLSIFNSRRITTAITNGDDTRIREFVRNLECEKYFFGTGRCDFTLVDFSYDDRNTKVHFVSGGDKFVRLNGLWSAGQIMDFGAAYLVAKNCGLDEPALDISGLSLSFNDRFKVEKLHGMTLISDFYNSSLESWRSAVDSIKKIESKRKIAVVGSILEQGIHSGSTHMELGKILGAFDEVLFFNVDRDIEMACGTVKPVLISEDEGVLASWLKENTKKGDLIFFKASRGVFLERVFGKFMELIKDG from the coding sequence GTGAATTCTAATGAAGCGGTCGAAGAGTTTCTGAGGCTCACCGAAAATCGTAAAATATCCGTCGATTCCAGAGAGATAAATGAAGGCGATGTCTTTCTGGCTCTTAGGGGAGAGAGGATCGATGGGAACGATTTCGTACTTGATGCCCTCAACAGGGGTGCGGCTTTTGTTTTTACTTCACGAAAATTCAACGATAGGCGTGCCATATACTGTCAAGATATAAAGGAGCTACTGATTAAGGCCAGTAGAAGTTTGCTGGCCAGAGCGAATTTCGATAAACTTGTCACGATAACAGGTTCAAACGGCAAAACAACTACCAAAGAGATAGCGGCCTTTCTTCTTTCGAAGATCGGTAGGACTTTTAAAACCGAGGGGAATCTGAACACTGAAATTGGACTGCCGTTATCTCTTTTGAACGGAAGGAGAGAGTTTCTTTTTGCCAGATTCGGTGTCTTTGAGCTTGGCACAAACAACAAAGGCGATCTGGAAAAGCTGGTATCGCTTCTGGAACCTCAGATCTGCGTTCTCCTCAACGTTGGCAGTGCACATCTGGGCAATTTTGGAAATCCGGAAGACCTTCTCAAAGAAAAGCTGTCCATTTTCAATTCAAGACGTATAACAACCGCGATAACGAACGGCGACGATACAAGAATCAGGGAGTTCGTTCGAAATCTCGAATGTGAGAAGTACTTTTTTGGAACGGGCAGGTGCGATTTTACTCTCGTTGATTTTTCATACGACGACCGGAACACTAAGGTACATTTCGTGAGTGGCGGAGACAAGTTTGTAAGGTTGAACGGTTTGTGGAGTGCCGGACAGATAATGGATTTCGGTGCGGCGTATCTTGTCGCGAAAAACTGTGGGCTTGATGAACCGGCTTTAGACATCTCCGGTTTAAGTCTCTCTTTCAACGACCGTTTCAAAGTAGAAAAACTGCACGGAATGACTCTGATAAGTGATTTCTACAACAGTAGCCTTGAATCGTGGAGGTCGGCCGTAGATTCTATAAAGAAGATCGAGTCGAAAAGGAAGATAGCCGTTGTGGGTTCTATACTTGAACAGGGGATTCACAGCGGCAGTACACATATGGAACTTGGGAAGATCCTCGGTGCATTCGATGAAGTCCTCTTTTTCAACGTAGATCGTGATATCGAGATGGCTTGTGGAACGGTGAAACCGGTTCTCATCAGTGAAGATGAGGGAGTGCTGGCTTCATGGTTGAAGGAGAACACAAAGAAGGGTGACCTGATTTTCTTCAAAGCCTCCCGCGGTGTCTTTCTAGAGAGGGTCTTCGGAAAGTTCATGGAGTTGATTAAAGATGGTTGA
- a CDS encoding phospho-N-acetylmuramoyl-pentapeptide-transferase encodes MVDQVLSFLISLVATAILLEPFKRFQRKHKIGQYIRQEGPDLHNYKTGTPTASGVIFIPVSLIVMILFFRKPETLIVVMAGILFGAVGLIDDISKIAKKNAAGLSGKRKLLLQFVFASIVVLMIQFYNPHTSMKIPFGGEIEFGFMYYIISATVLAGMSNAVNLSDGLDGLAGSMFIFSLLPLFALPLWQNGIIAPIFGALAGFLWHNWFPASVFMGDTGALGLGGMLATIFAIDGRELFLIFFGVMFVIEMFSVILQVGSFKLFGRRVFRMSPIHHHFELKGWKETKITFRFSLLALTAAVIGLLAW; translated from the coding sequence ATGGTTGATCAAGTCCTCTCGTTTTTAATTTCACTGGTTGCGACGGCAATTCTTCTCGAACCCTTCAAGCGATTCCAGAGGAAACACAAGATAGGCCAGTACATACGACAGGAAGGACCGGATCTCCACAATTACAAAACCGGTACTCCCACGGCCTCAGGCGTTATCTTCATACCCGTCTCCCTGATCGTCATGATCCTTTTTTTCCGGAAGCCGGAAACACTCATCGTGGTGATGGCCGGTATTCTTTTCGGCGCCGTCGGTTTGATCGACGATATTTCGAAGATAGCTAAGAAGAACGCAGCCGGTTTAAGTGGCAAGAGGAAGTTGCTATTGCAGTTCGTGTTCGCCTCTATCGTAGTGCTCATGATTCAGTTCTACAATCCCCATACATCTATGAAGATCCCATTCGGTGGCGAGATCGAATTTGGCTTTATGTATTACATAATCTCCGCAACAGTTCTGGCTGGTATGAGTAACGCAGTCAATCTTTCCGATGGGTTAGATGGGTTAGCGGGTTCTATGTTCATCTTTTCGCTGTTACCTCTCTTCGCCCTTCCGTTGTGGCAAAATGGAATCATCGCCCCGATCTTCGGCGCTCTGGCCGGTTTCTTGTGGCACAATTGGTTTCCAGCATCCGTTTTCATGGGAGATACGGGCGCGCTCGGCCTGGGTGGTATGTTGGCCACGATTTTCGCTATTGATGGCAGAGAGCTCTTCTTGATCTTTTTCGGCGTCATGTTCGTAATTGAAATGTTCAGTGTGATACTTCAGGTGGGGTCCTTCAAACTCTTTGGGAGAAGAGTCTTCAGGATGTCACCCATCCATCACCACTTCGAACTCAAAGGCTGGAAGGAAACAAAGATCACTTTCAGATTTTCGTTGCTTGCATTGACCGCGGCCGTCATTGGCCTGCTGGCCTGGTAG